The Leptospira paudalimensis region TCCCCTTTACGATTCCATGCTCAATGGAACAGAAGTATCACCAAACCGAACACTTCGAACCAAAGGGAAAATGAATGGGGATTGCTTGGGGAAACTGAAAAAACAAAATTTATCAAAGAAAACTACTTCTCTGTCCTCGAAACTGAAGGAAAAGGCCAATTCATTGGACTTAATTTATATGTGGATTCTCCTACTCCTCTGTGGTATGGCGAAGGAGATGATCTAATTTTTATAGATGGAAACCAAACAACTGCTACACTAAAAGGAACAGGAACCGAAGATGTATTTAATACAGCTTGGTCACCGAAAGAAGTGTTTATGCATCCTTATTTTGGATACCCTAGGGTTTCCGATTCAATTGGATGGTTGGGCAGAACCCATTTGTATCGATTTTGGGTAGAATCCCCCATTCGTTTTGAAAAAAATTTCCTATTCTTATTGGAACATGGTCATGCAAATTCCTTGACCTTAGATTTGATCTCTGTTGCTTATTGGTATCAGAGTCTGAATCCAAAACCAATGAAGGTTTTGCCGAAAAAAGAATTTAGGGTGAATCAACCTGAGATCAATTTTCGTCATATCCATAAATGGCGGGATTCATTCCGAAGTGAAAAAGGTAATGGGGAAATTTGGGGAAATGAATGAGTTTAATACAGAAACACTGGCTAAGGAAATTGTTTCCCAATCCATCGATGCAATTGTCGTTTTAGACACAAACCAACAGATATTATTTAGTAACATAGCGTTACAATCGTTAACTGGTTATTCAGAAGAAGAATTGTTGGGGAAATCATTTTCTTATTTATTCCCACCGAATGAAAAAGGAGAACAAACTTCTATAGAATCCTTTGTTAGTTCCAACGAAGCACATTACATTGCAGGATTTTTAAAAGAATTAGAACTCATCACAAAACCAAAAGGCACCATTCCCGTGGAAATTCGTGCTTTTACCATCCACCAAGAGAACAGAGAGTACTATGCTGCAATCATCCGTGATGTGAGAGAACGTAGGCGTTTAGAAGAACAAAAAAATGTACTCATCAATAGTTTGAAACGTTTGGCCTATATGGACGAACTCACGATGTTACCAAACCGTCGTTCCTTCGCAGACACCCTCCAAAAAACCATTGCAACAGTCAAACGCCGTAACCGGGAATCGGTACTTGCGGTAATGGACATAGACCATTTTAAAGTAATCAATGACACCTACGGACACGACATTGGGGATTTAGTACTCAAAAAAATGGCCAATATCTTTGTGGATTGCCTCAGGGAAGAGGACACAGTGGGAAGGCTTGGTGGAGAGGAATTTGGGTGTATATTGCCAGACACTACCACAGAA contains the following coding sequences:
- a CDS encoding glycoside hydrolase family 172 protein; translated protein: MVTNQTSFGFRFWVLLFVFGFNFTNPLFSDGWESSIWKEKTYQNKRISSADPTNGNDDFIKIPKKSTITIAEIKGRGVIKHIWMTLASKDPMARKNVVIRMYWDNHSFPSVEVPLGEFFGQGWGEEYILNSLPLVAAPKKGKSMNSYFPMPFESSAKIQIENESDEDISNFYFYIDYEEWKSPLDSPLRFHAQWNRSITKPNTSNQRENEWGLLGETEKTKFIKENYFSVLETEGKGQFIGLNLYVDSPTPLWYGEGDDLIFIDGNQTTATLKGTGTEDVFNTAWSPKEVFMHPYFGYPRVSDSIGWLGRTHLYRFWVESPIRFEKNFLFLLEHGHANSLTLDLISVAYWYQSLNPKPMKVLPKKEFRVNQPEINFRHIHKWRDSFRSEKGNGEIWGNE
- a CDS encoding sensor domain-containing diguanylate cyclase; translated protein: MNEFNTETLAKEIVSQSIDAIVVLDTNQQILFSNIALQSLTGYSEEELLGKSFSYLFPPNEKGEQTSIESFVSSNEAHYIAGFLKELELITKPKGTIPVEIRAFTIHQENREYYAAIIRDVRERRRLEEQKNVLINSLKRLAYMDELTMLPNRRSFADTLQKTIATVKRRNRESVLAVMDIDHFKVINDTYGHDIGDLVLKKMANIFVDCLREEDTVGRLGGEEFGCILPDTTTEGATIVLDRLRESVETHRFFIFDNYYLNVTLSIGYTKVHPIQKPEEVLKFADIALYQAKNNGRNQIQVYPV